In a genomic window of Quercus lobata isolate SW786 chromosome 4, ValleyOak3.0 Primary Assembly, whole genome shotgun sequence:
- the LOC115986783 gene encoding probable protein phosphatase 2C 6: MGSCYSSISEKSMDTVEVVNSSCTCASTTSNSSSPNYNNNENKMENKKNKKRNKRRWKKTLASASDEGELMGPEQSGKMVMNGATKIACLYTQQGKKGTNQDAMLIWENFSSRSDTIFCGVFDGHGPYGHVVAKKVRDSLPDILCTQWKAKSIGDLSNIENGSGNMNTEETSSPTPSMDDESYETMEVETNEKEKHPEMFLPLKRSILKAFKLMDKELKLHPTIDCFCSGTTAVTLVKQGQNIVIGNVGDSRAVLATRDKDSSLIAIQLTVDLKPDLPGEAARIQRCKGRVFALQDEPEVARVWLPNNDSPGLAMARAFGDFCLKDFGLIAVPNVYYHHLTESDAFIILATDGVWDVLSNKEAVDVVASSPSRSTAARALVDCAVRAWRLKYPTSKNDDCAAVCLFLEHVPASVEAVADNDTTKAAQKTMEQVAVKDEMDGPLEVICSQNFVLEHSGTIRGSDEIVPVSELGENLSVKSQGQSKKSLAECISTAEDEEWSALEGVTRVNSLLSLPRFLSGDRRSASWRKWL; encoded by the exons ATGGGTTCTTGCTATTCGTCGATTTCAGAAAAGAGTATGGATACAGTGGAAGTGGTGAACTCTTCCTGTACGTGTGCTTCCACTACATCCAATTCAAGTTCCcctaattataataataatgagaataagatggagaacaagaaaaataagaagagaaaTAAGAGGCGGTGGAAAAAGACATTAGCTTCGGCTAGTGATGAAGGTGAGCTGATGGGTCCTGAGCAGAGTGGGAAGATGGTAATGAACGGTGCCACCAAAATCGCTTGCTTATATACCCAGCAGGGTAAAAAAGGAACCAATCAGGATGCCATGCTTATTTGGGAG AATTTCAGTTCAAGAAGTGATACAATATTTTGTGGGGTATTTGATGGACATGGTCCTTACGGCCATGTGGTTGCGAAGAAAGTCCGTGATTCTCTTCCAGATATACTATGTACTCAATGGAAAGCTAAATCTATTGGTGACTTGAGCAACATTGAAAATGGTAGCGGAAACATGAATACAGAGGAAACATCATCTCCAACTCCAAGCATGGATGATGAAAGCTATGAGACAATGGAGGTTGAGactaatgagaaagaaaaacaccCTGAAATGTTTCTGCCTCTTAAACGCTCTATCTTGAAGGCTTTCAAGCTTATGGATAAGGAACTAAAGTTGCATCCCACAATAGATTGTTTTTGCAGTGGAACGACAGCAGTCACTTTGGTAAAGCAG GGTCAGAATATTGTAATTGGAAATGTGGGAGACTCAAGAGCTGTGCTGGCAACAAGAGACAAAGATAGTTCTTTGATTGCTATACAATTGACTGTGGATTTGAAACCCGATCTaccag GGGAAGCTGCTAGGATCCAGCGATGCAAAGGAAGGGTCTTTGCTTTGCAGGATGAGCCTGAAGTGGCACGAGTATGGTTACCTAATAATGATTCACCTGGTTTGGCAATGGCTAGAGCTTTTGGGGATTTTTGTCTGAAAGATTTTGGTTTAATAGCTGTCCCAAATGTTTACTACCACCATCTTACTGAAAGTGATGCATTTATTATTCTTGCCACAGATGGG GTTTGGGATGTCCTCTCAAATAAAGAAGCTGTGGATGTCGTGGCTTCATCCCCTAGTCGATCAACTGCAGCCAGAGCTCTTGTAGATTGTGCAGTTCGGGCATGGAGACTTAAATATCCTACTTCAAAAAATGATGATTGTGCTGCTGTATGCCTGTTTCTAGAACATGTACCTGCATCTGTTGAGGCTGTGGCAGACAATGATACCACAAAGGCTGCTCAAAAGACAATGGAGCAGGTGGCAGTAAAAGATGAGATGGATGGGCCTTTAGAAGTCATTTGttctcaaaattttgttcttgagcATTCAGGTACCATACGAGGCTCTGACGAGATTGTGCCTGTCTCTGAGTTAGGAGAAAATCTTTCTGTGAAGTCCCAGGGCCAGTCTAAGAAGAGCCTAGCCGAGTGTATTTCAACTGCAGAAGATGAGGAGTGGTCCGCCTTAGAAGGTGTGACCCGGGTTAACAGTCTGCTAAGCCTTCCCAGGTTCCTGTCTGGTGATAGAAGATCAGCCAGTTGGAGAAAGTGGCTATGA